The region TTAGGTAGGTATAAAAAGAACGTGGAGAAGAAAACGTCTGGACACAACACAGTTATAACACCTTGATTTCACATGCTGTTTACATTACAAAAGCTCACTGGTACTTTGTAGATTGCTTTTCCCATCCCTGATCACctatttttataaattagttttccttctTCTTAGCACCCATGTCTTGTAAATTTCAAGTTAAGATGCTACTATTCCTCAAGAAGGTTGAACTGCCTGTTTGTGGGGTTGAGGAGAAATTAACAGGGAGTTTACTTTGAGAAATAGATTGCAATATTAATTGGCTGGCTTTTGGGAGCTAACGTATCACGTTGAAGCGATGAGGAACCCAGAGAAGGAGCAGTGGACATTCTCGGCAGCAAAGACACCATTGGCCTCATCATCGGGGATCTGGACGTAGACTGTGTCATGCTCATCAAGCAAGAGGACAGCACTACCGGACATCTGGTCCAGGAAGCCCTTGTTGTACTCATCATATGTAAACATAATAGGCTGGCCATTCTTGTACAGAGCCACCAGGGCATGAGCTCCATTAACATGGATGCTGTAGGAGAAGTAGTAAACTCCAGGAACCTGGCAGGTGAAAATTCCTGTCTCAGGGTCGTAGTGATTCTCAGCATTGTAAACGATCTGGTCAAACCTAATGGGGCTACCAGCAGAGGGGTAGGGGGTGACCAGAGCTGCAGTAAAAGCAGACATTGGGGACTTGACCATAACCTCACTCATTCCCATGCCTTTCTCAAACACAACCTCACCAGGAGGTCCAGGGGGACCTGGAGGACCAGCTGGGCCAGGTTCTCCATCATTTCCAGGCTCACCAGGCTGACCAGCGGGGCCCTGAGGTCCGGTAAGACCCTTAGCAGCCAAACCAGCAGGGCCGGGAGGACCAGGAAGCCCTGGGTGACCCTTAAGGCCAGGAGTACCAGCAGGGCCTTGTGGCCCACTAGGTCCTCTGGGACCGGGATTGCCATCAGATCCAGAGGCACCTGGCTCGCCTGCACGTCCAGGATGTCCTTTGGGTCCAGCAGGACCTGGAATACCTGGGGCACCTGGAGTACCTGGGGCACCACCATGACCTTTCTCTCCTGCAGGTCCAGTGGCCCCTCTGGGTCCAGGAGGACCAGCTGCACCTGTATAGCCCTGCTTACCGGGGAAACCCTGTGCTCCCTGATCTCCCTTGTGTCCCTTAGGGCCCTGAGGTCCACTTGCACCTGTGTCCCCTTTAGGGCCAACAGGTCCAGTTGCACCTGGAAATCCTCTTTCACCCTGAGGTCCAGTAGAACCAGTGGGACCGGTTGCACCAGTTGCACCAGTATATCCTGTTGGACCTTGCTCACCCTTTGAACCTGTGGCACCTGTGGCACCTGTAGCTCCTCTCTCTCCCTTCTGACCATTAGCACCTGGCTTTCCATATCCTGGAACTCCTGGAGCACCAGTGGCTCCAGCAGGTCCCTGATGGCCTTTAGGCCCAACTGGACCTGGCAGACCTGGGGCACCATTCTCACCTGGTTTGCCTGGAAGACCTACACCTGGGGCACCAGTGTGTCCCTTAGGTCCCTGTGGTCCCGTGGCACCAGGGGCACCATCTCTGCCTGGGCTACCTGACTTTCCTGGCTCACCTGGAGAACCTGGTTTGCCTGGTCTTCCAATTCCAGCAGCACCGGGTGCTCCAGTTGCTCCCATAGGTCCTTCAGGTCCAGTTTCACCTTGGGGTCCTGGAGCTCCATACCCTCTATCTCCCTTAGGACCTGGAAGTCCAGGCACACCTGGATGTCCTTTCAGACCTGGCTCTCCTCTAGGTCCCATTGCGCCAGGAAGACCGGATGGTCCAGGTTTGCCAGTAGCAGACAGACCAGCAGGTCCTGGGCTTCCACTTGCTCCAGGGGCTCCCCTAGGACCCTGGGGGCCAGGGGCTCCAGTATCTCCCTTCTCACCATGTGCTCCGGGGATGCCAGGTTTGCCAGGTCCACCTGGAGTTCCAGGTTTGCCAGCGATTGAGCGACCAGGCTGTCCGGGAG is a window of Kryptolebias marmoratus isolate JLee-2015 linkage group LG10, ASM164957v2, whole genome shotgun sequence DNA encoding:
- the LOC108236977 gene encoding collagen alpha-1(X) chain-like — protein: MDLRVASILLLVVASAAATGKGYVVKKVVPYNVKSHMVSVAGEPGEPGEPGPEGPPGPPGPPGENGVGLPGPQGPPGSPGQPGRSIAGKPGTPGGPGKPGIPGAHGEKGDTGAPGPQGPRGAPGASGSPGPAGLSATGKPGPSGLPGAMGPRGEPGLKGHPGVPGLPGPKGDRGYGAPGPQGETGPEGPMGATGAPGAAGIGRPGKPGSPGEPGKSGSPGRDGAPGATGPQGPKGHTGAPGVGLPGKPGENGAPGLPGPVGPKGHQGPAGATGAPGVPGYGKPGANGQKGERGATGATGATGSKGEQGPTGYTGATGATGPTGSTGPQGERGFPGATGPVGPKGDTGASGPQGPKGHKGDQGAQGFPGKQGYTGAAGPPGPRGATGPAGEKGHGGAPGTPGAPGIPGPAGPKGHPGRAGEPGASGSDGNPGPRGPSGPQGPAGTPGLKGHPGLPGPPGPAGLAAKGLTGPQGPAGQPGEPGNDGEPGPAGPPGPPGPPGEVVFEKGMGMSEVMVKSPMSAFTAALVTPYPSAGSPIRFDQIVYNAENHYDPETGIFTCQVPGVYYFSYSIHVNGAHALVALYKNGQPIMFTYDEYNKGFLDQMSGSAVLLLDEHDTVYVQIPDDEANGVFAAENVHCSFSGFLIAST